The following coding sequences are from one Primulina eburnea isolate SZY01 chromosome 15, ASM2296580v1, whole genome shotgun sequence window:
- the LOC140815596 gene encoding uncharacterized protein, whose translation MGNCICKGLGVDVEEMVKVVTSSGGVMELYSPITAECITNEFPGHGVFPSPHHVSPPLLHSEQLRGGRYYYLLPLHCEAISTSGGAASIKTPYRMSVDDVGVVKRRSSEAEVFSRFKSGGVWKVRLVISTDQLSEILSQEAMTEELIENMRSAVKCATGSASSAANSDQWSLPSSW comes from the coding sequence ATGGGGAACTGTATCTGCAAAGGATTGGGAGTCGACGTCGAAGAAATGGTGAAGGTGGTCACCTCCAGCGGCGGCGTCATGGAGCTTTACTCCCCCATCACGGCGGAGTGCATCACCAACGAGTTCCCTGGCCACGGCGTCTTCCCCAGCCCGCACCACGTGTCGCCGCCTCTCCTCCACAGCGAGCAGCTTCGCGGTGGGCGCTACTACTATCTGCTCCCTCTCCACTGCGAAGCCATCTCGACCTCCGGCGGAGCAGCCTCGATCAAGACGCCGTACCGCATGTCGGTGGATGACGTGGGGGTTGTGAAGAGAAGGTCATCAGAGGCGGAGGTCTTCTCGAGGTTTAAGAGCGGCGGCGTTTGGAAGGTGAGGCTGGTGATTAGTACGGATCAGCTGTCGGAGATACTGTCGCAAGAGGCGATGACGGAGGAGCTGATCGAGAACATGAGAAGTGCGGTGAAGTGCGCCACCGGGTCGGCTTCATCGGCGGCCAACTCCGATCAGTGGAGCCTCCCTAGTAGTTGGTAG